CTAGACATCGCGTATGAAAAATTAAAGGCGATTTTAATTGCCAATGAGTGTAAAATGTAGAAAACTCACATTACGCACTAAATTCTATTTTAGGAGGAGTGAAAGGGATAAGGTACAAATATTGCGACGCAGTTCAACTCCATGAGAGTTGAATGAGGAGTAAGATACCGTAGATTGTGCCTTGCAGCCCTCATATAAATAGAAGATAGTGCGTGATGTGAGTGGAAAAGTAAAAATCAGGAGAATCATGCTACTAAAAGATCAAAAAACCAATGAAATGTTAAAAAAACGTTTTGATAATAATTTTGACCTTGTCAATTATGCCATTATTTTAGCCGAAAATATGTTACAAACAAGACGAGAAGCTAGACTCAAACTATCTATCAAAAATCCAGCGTACGTTGTGTTAGAAGAAATCGCACAGGGAAAAGACTATCTTGATGAAGTGATTGAATATGAACCTATCGAATATCAAGAAAAGAAAATCGAAGAGATCAAAGAACCCAAGCCTAAAAAACGCAAAATTTTGAAAAACTTACGAACTCTTTAAGCATGCAAAAAAAAGTCTTGATCACATCAGCACTGCTCTATGCTAACGGCTCGTTGCACCTAGGACATCTTGCTGGCGCCTATTTGCCTGCAGATATTTTTGCCAGGTTTTCAAGATTTATCGGCGATGATGTGCATTTCATTTCAGGATCCGATGAATATGGCGTCGCCATCACCTTAGCAGCAGAAAAAGAAAAAAAAACACCCAAAGCCTATGTGGATCATTTCCACAAAGTCAATAAAGCCTTGTTTGAAGCACTGGATTTTAGCTTTGATCACTATTCCAGAACCACATGCAAAGGGCACTCTGAGCTTGTTCAAGATTTTTTCATCCAATTGGATAAAAATGGATACATTGAAAAGACAAAAACAAAGCAGCTCTTTTCTGAAAAAGAAAACCGTTTTTTGGCTGATCGCTATGTTGTGGGC
This DNA window, taken from Chlamydiota bacterium, encodes the following:
- the metG_2 gene encoding Methionine--tRNA ligase gives rise to the protein MQKKVLITSALLYANGSLHLGHLAGAYLPADIFARFSRFIGDDVHFISGSDEYGVAITLAAEKEKKTPKAYVDHFHKVNKALFEALDFSFDHYSRTTCKGHSELVQDFFIQLDKNGYIEKTKTKQLFSEKENRFLADRYVVG